In a single window of the Streptomyces sp. NBC_00285 genome:
- a CDS encoding transposase yields MASSPGTEPPCPGDQSCAEDGCPTPRTRSAAHPRTPRDPDPQPPGPAHPGLAAALRDPRRHRATLSQNVRSCGLRRTRYRGLQKTHVQHVLTTLACNLTRVADWIADATPTRRRSTRFHALCTATA; encoded by the coding sequence GTGGCTTCTTCTCCTGGGACGGAACCCCCGTGCCCTGGTGATCAGTCATGCGCGGAGGACGGGTGCCCGACCCCGCGCACTCGCTCTGCTGCCCACCCGCGCACTCCACGAGATCCAGACCCACAACCGCCCGGACCAGCACACCCAGGACTGGCAGCAGCGCTACGCGATCCGCGCCGGCATCGAGCCACCCTCTCCCAGAACGTCCGCTCCTGCGGCCTGCGCAGAACCCGCTACCGCGGCCTGCAAAAGACCCACGTCCAGCACGTCCTGACCACGCTCGCATGCAACCTCACCCGCGTCGCCGACTGGATCGCCGACGCGACACCCACCCGACGCCGATCAACACGCTTCCACGCCCTCTGCACCGCCACCGCATAG
- a CDS encoding CoA-acylating methylmalonate-semialdehyde dehydrogenase, giving the protein MNTIPHWINGSPTQGSAATTQPVFNPATGAEQARVVLGGAADVDAAVTAAAAAFETWSESSLTQRTQVMFAFRQLLVEHEEELGRIISAEHGKTVDDARGEITRGREVVEFACGLGDVMKGAFSDQVSRGVDVHNFRQPLGVVAGITPFNFPAMVPLWMHPIAIATGNTFILKPSERDPSAANFVAGLYRKAGLPDGVFNVVHGGKPAVDAILTHPGIEAVSFVGSTPIAKYVHERATAHGKRVQALGGAKNHAVVLPDADLEFAANHITAGAYGSAGERCMAVSVAVAVGDAADELVDILKRKANEVKVGPGDAPGTEMGPLVTKAAQDRVENAVGTAQTQGATVVVDGRGLKIDGHEDGFFTGPSLLDHVTTQMEAYKEELFGPVLAVVRAESLDQAIDLVNANPYGNGTALFTASGEAARTFQRRIKVGMIGINVPVPVPMSYYSFGGWKDSLIGDSPIHGPEGIRFYTRPKVVTTRWPQQAQHVSAGFNFPTSS; this is encoded by the coding sequence GTGAACACCATTCCCCACTGGATCAACGGCTCCCCCACCCAGGGCTCTGCCGCCACGACTCAGCCGGTCTTCAACCCCGCCACCGGAGCCGAGCAGGCACGGGTCGTGCTGGGTGGCGCCGCCGACGTGGACGCGGCCGTCACAGCGGCAGCCGCCGCCTTCGAGACGTGGTCGGAGTCCTCGCTCACCCAGCGCACCCAGGTGATGTTCGCCTTCCGCCAACTGCTGGTCGAGCACGAGGAGGAGCTGGGCCGGATCATCTCGGCCGAGCACGGCAAGACCGTCGACGACGCCCGCGGCGAGATCACCCGCGGCCGCGAAGTCGTCGAGTTCGCCTGCGGCCTCGGCGACGTAATGAAGGGGGCCTTCTCCGACCAGGTCTCCCGCGGCGTGGACGTGCACAACTTCCGCCAGCCCCTCGGTGTCGTCGCCGGCATCACCCCGTTCAACTTCCCGGCCATGGTGCCCCTGTGGATGCACCCCATCGCCATCGCGACCGGCAACACCTTCATCCTCAAGCCCAGTGAGCGGGACCCGTCCGCGGCCAACTTCGTCGCCGGTCTGTACAGGAAGGCGGGGCTGCCGGACGGCGTCTTCAACGTCGTCCACGGCGGCAAGCCGGCCGTCGACGCGATCCTCACCCACCCGGGCATCGAGGCCGTCTCCTTCGTCGGCTCCACCCCCATCGCCAAGTACGTGCACGAACGGGCCACTGCGCACGGCAAGCGGGTCCAGGCCCTCGGCGGCGCGAAGAACCACGCCGTCGTCCTCCCGGACGCGGACCTGGAGTTCGCCGCCAACCACATCACCGCCGGGGCCTACGGCTCGGCCGGCGAGCGCTGCATGGCCGTGTCGGTGGCCGTCGCCGTGGGCGACGCGGCGGACGAGCTGGTGGACATCCTCAAGCGCAAGGCGAACGAAGTGAAGGTCGGCCCCGGTGACGCGCCGGGCACCGAAATGGGACCGCTGGTCACCAAGGCCGCCCAGGATCGCGTCGAGAACGCCGTCGGCACTGCCCAGACCCAGGGCGCCACCGTCGTCGTCGACGGCCGCGGTCTGAAGATCGACGGCCACGAGGACGGATTCTTCACCGGCCCCTCCCTCCTGGACCACGTCACCACGCAGATGGAGGCGTACAAGGAGGAGCTGTTCGGGCCGGTTCTCGCCGTCGTCCGCGCCGAGTCCCTCGACCAGGCCATCGACCTGGTCAACGCCAACCCGTACGGCAACGGCACCGCCCTGTTCACCGCCTCCGGCGAAGCGGCCCGCACCTTCCAGCGCCGGATCAAGGTCGGCATGATCGGCATCAACGTGCCGGTGCCCGTCCCGATGTCCTACTACTCCTTCGGCGGCTGGAAGGACTCTCTCATCGGCGACTCCCCCATCCACGGCCCCGAGGGCATCCGCTTCTACACCCGCCCCAAGGTCGTCACCACGCGCTGGCCCCAGCAGGCCCAGCACGTCTCCGCCGGCTTCAACTTCCCCACCTCCAGCTGA
- a CDS encoding TIM barrel protein — protein MATAPTPLRTTVGNLCLGSAPDSWGVWFPEDEHQVPHTRFLDELARGGYEWLELGPYGYLPTDPQRLTEELYARGLKVSGGTAFGALHRPEAWDEMLAHVRQVAALTAAAGAHHLVLIPPMYRDEKTGAFTETPELTAEQWAGFGKNADRLGRLLLDDYDIRLVVHPHADSHIQTQPQIERLLNESDARYTNLCLDTGHVAYGGGDNLDLIRRFGERVGYVHIKQMDPEILAQVAAENLGFGEAVKRGVCVSPPAGVPNPADVVAELAKLDAELFVIVEQDLYPCAPEVPLPIAISTREHLASCGLTGTRRPKLG, from the coding sequence ATGGCAACGGCGCCAACCCCCCTGCGCACCACCGTCGGCAATCTCTGCCTGGGCTCCGCGCCCGACTCCTGGGGCGTGTGGTTCCCCGAGGACGAGCACCAGGTGCCGCACACCCGCTTCCTCGACGAGCTCGCCCGGGGCGGATACGAGTGGCTGGAGCTCGGCCCGTACGGCTATCTGCCCACCGACCCGCAGCGGCTGACGGAAGAGCTGTACGCCAGGGGTCTGAAGGTCTCCGGGGGCACCGCGTTCGGCGCCCTGCACCGGCCCGAGGCCTGGGACGAGATGCTGGCCCATGTCCGTCAGGTGGCCGCCCTGACCGCCGCGGCCGGCGCGCACCATCTGGTCCTGATCCCGCCCATGTACCGGGACGAGAAGACCGGCGCGTTCACCGAGACCCCTGAGTTGACCGCCGAGCAGTGGGCGGGCTTCGGCAAGAACGCCGACCGGCTCGGCAGGCTCCTCCTGGACGACTACGACATACGCCTGGTCGTCCATCCTCACGCCGACAGCCACATCCAGACCCAGCCGCAGATCGAGCGGCTGCTGAACGAGTCCGACGCCCGCTACACCAACCTGTGTCTGGACACCGGGCACGTGGCCTACGGCGGCGGCGACAACCTGGACCTGATCCGCCGGTTCGGCGAGCGCGTCGGCTACGTCCACATCAAGCAGATGGACCCCGAGATCCTCGCCCAGGTCGCCGCAGAAAACCTGGGCTTCGGGGAAGCCGTCAAGCGCGGGGTGTGTGTCTCACCACCCGCGGGGGTGCCGAACCCGGCCGACGTGGTGGCCGAACTGGCCAAGCTGGACGCTGAGTTGTTCGTGATCGTCGAGCAGGACCTGTATCCGTGTGCGCCCGAGGTGCCGCTGCCCATCGCGATCAGCACCCGTGAGCACCTGGCGAGCTGCGGGCTGACGGGTACCCGACGCCCGAAGCTCGGTTAG
- the fxsT gene encoding FxSxx-COOH system tetratricopeptide repeat protein: MWRTLAGVVSGLLVLFVGSLAFNAASGQSHWPGPLDLVRVHPWLALLLLIPVSLIGLWQAPRRDRGPNPPMTYQLPPRNTDFAARDATLRELRQRLTSASGVPMLVVRGMGGVGKTQLAVEYAYRHLEKYRFIAFVHAGDADRVASQFVSLAGELGLAEASFDQVIPRVYGKLADRRPWLIIFDNGEEQNTLTHALPSGGLATNGHVIVTTRVRNWSSSAGVIGLDVFARQESVRLLTRRVPGMTAAVADRIAEELGDLPLALEQAAGYMEYNQTAPDDYVMLLASRLEEMISLRAPGDRSAVMVGALWQLSVRRLEAERPQAVRMLRLCALLAPEPIPLDLFTRSPEILNVGAADPLVWDRTVGALAGLGLARRGNASLVVHRLVQAAVRADMPEEAHADARVQLCRTLVAAVPHDVHGDPDARPRWQELLSHVLAVTKDDPPAECAAETAVLLRLASEFLIQIGDYQMALPLCERALAIDESIEGRDAETGFDLITLAQIHRELHAPERARPLVERALRLHESCLPANDPAIGTDLATLARTLCLLGEHRAALPLAERALQIDEAALGPNDPYVSFDLIALANVHVDLGDYEAALPLISRALQIREAVYAPDHLYIGYVLILQAKVLHAMNTPTAVDFARRGAQILQTRLGRTHPKTEDAFALVDRLRRLT, translated from the coding sequence ATGTGGCGAACGCTGGCCGGTGTGGTGTCCGGTCTGCTTGTGCTGTTCGTCGGCAGTCTCGCCTTCAACGCGGCATCCGGGCAAAGCCATTGGCCAGGACCGCTCGACCTCGTGCGGGTCCACCCCTGGCTGGCGCTCCTCCTCCTGATACCTGTGTCGCTGATCGGGCTGTGGCAGGCGCCGCGCCGCGACCGCGGACCGAACCCGCCCATGACGTACCAACTGCCGCCGCGCAACACTGACTTCGCTGCCCGCGACGCCACGCTGCGGGAACTGCGGCAGCGCCTCACCTCGGCGAGCGGTGTCCCGATGCTGGTCGTGCGTGGGATGGGCGGTGTCGGCAAGACCCAACTCGCGGTCGAATACGCCTACCGACATCTTGAGAAGTACCGGTTCATCGCGTTCGTGCATGCCGGGGACGCCGATCGGGTGGCGTCGCAGTTCGTGTCTCTGGCCGGGGAGCTGGGGCTGGCGGAGGCAAGCTTCGACCAGGTCATCCCGCGGGTGTACGGCAAGTTGGCGGACCGCAGGCCTTGGCTGATCATCTTCGACAACGGGGAGGAACAGAACACTCTCACGCACGCGCTGCCGTCGGGTGGCCTGGCGACCAACGGCCATGTCATCGTCACCACCAGAGTGAGGAACTGGTCGAGCAGTGCCGGTGTGATCGGTCTGGACGTGTTCGCCAGGCAGGAGTCGGTGAGACTGCTGACGCGTCGGGTGCCCGGCATGACCGCGGCGGTAGCGGACCGGATCGCCGAGGAACTGGGGGACCTGCCGCTGGCGTTGGAGCAGGCAGCCGGGTACATGGAGTACAACCAGACGGCGCCCGATGACTACGTGATGCTGTTGGCGTCCCGGCTGGAGGAGATGATCTCGCTGCGCGCACCGGGCGACCGGTCGGCGGTGATGGTGGGGGCCCTGTGGCAGCTCAGTGTGCGAAGGCTGGAGGCGGAGCGGCCGCAGGCAGTGCGGATGCTGAGGCTGTGTGCCCTACTGGCGCCGGAGCCGATCCCGCTGGACCTGTTCACCCGTAGTCCCGAGATCCTGAACGTGGGCGCCGCCGATCCGCTGGTGTGGGACAGGACGGTCGGCGCCCTGGCCGGTCTGGGACTCGCGCGGCGCGGGAACGCATCCCTGGTGGTGCACCGGCTGGTGCAGGCCGCCGTCCGGGCCGATATGCCGGAGGAGGCGCATGCCGACGCCCGGGTCCAGCTGTGCCGGACGCTGGTCGCGGCCGTGCCGCACGACGTCCACGGTGACCCGGACGCGCGGCCGCGCTGGCAGGAGTTGCTCTCGCACGTCCTGGCGGTGACCAAGGACGATCCACCGGCCGAGTGCGCTGCGGAGACGGCGGTGCTGCTCAGGCTGGCGTCGGAATTCCTCATCCAGATCGGGGACTACCAGATGGCACTGCCTCTGTGTGAGCGTGCCCTCGCGATCGACGAGTCGATCGAGGGCCGGGATGCGGAGACCGGCTTCGATCTGATCACTCTGGCGCAGATCCACCGTGAGCTCCACGCGCCGGAGAGGGCCCGCCCACTCGTGGAACGCGCGCTGCGGCTGCACGAGTCCTGCCTGCCGGCGAACGATCCCGCTATCGGAACGGACCTGGCCACGCTCGCGCGCACGCTGTGCCTCCTCGGTGAACACCGTGCGGCGCTGCCACTGGCCGAGCGGGCGCTGCAGATCGACGAGGCGGCGCTCGGGCCGAACGACCCGTACGTGAGCTTCGACCTGATTGCACTGGCGAACGTCCATGTCGACCTCGGCGACTACGAGGCGGCCCTGCCGCTGATCTCACGGGCACTGCAGATCCGCGAGGCCGTCTATGCGCCGGACCACCTGTACATCGGCTACGTCCTCATCCTCCAGGCCAAGGTCCTGCACGCGATGAACACCCCGACCGCCGTGGATTTCGCGCGCCGGGGTGCACAGATCCTGCAGACCCGGCTGGGCCGGACCCACCCCAAAACCGAGGATGCCTTCGCTCTGGTCGACCGGCTGCGTCGACTGACGTGA
- a CDS encoding helix-turn-helix transcriptional regulator yields the protein MARQELAHYLRDRRAALRPHEIGLAATGTDRRTPGLRREEVAELAHMSVDYYTRLEQARGPRPSARILDALARALRLTPAERSHLFRLAGSSAPPGISAVRRVRPHVARMLERLPQTGAIVTDAAYDVVAWNPLARALLGADLGRGTTNLARRRFLGQGRTYESSSAEEFGHIVVARLRRAADRYPHDLQLAALLAELHAGSEEFRQIWQTRPVHAPGHRTKTLNHPEAGALRLNCDILLVPEDDQEVVLMTADPGSPAVRALSRLATQAI from the coding sequence ATGGCGCGGCAGGAGCTGGCCCACTACCTGCGGGACCGCCGGGCGGCCCTGCGTCCGCACGAGATCGGCCTGGCGGCGACGGGCACCGACCGCCGCACACCGGGTCTGCGCCGCGAAGAGGTGGCGGAGCTCGCCCACATGTCGGTCGACTACTACACGCGGCTGGAGCAGGCCCGGGGTCCGCGGCCATCGGCCCGGATCCTGGACGCGCTGGCCCGCGCGCTGCGGCTCACGCCGGCCGAGCGCAGCCATCTGTTCCGCCTGGCGGGTTCGAGCGCGCCGCCCGGCATCAGCGCCGTGCGGCGGGTGCGCCCGCACGTGGCCCGGATGCTGGAGCGGCTCCCGCAGACCGGTGCCATCGTCACTGACGCGGCGTACGACGTTGTCGCCTGGAACCCCCTGGCCCGGGCACTGCTCGGCGCCGACCTTGGACGCGGGACGACGAACCTGGCCCGACGCCGCTTCCTGGGCCAGGGGCGGACGTACGAGAGCTCCAGCGCCGAGGAATTCGGGCACATCGTGGTGGCGCGGCTGCGCCGGGCCGCCGACCGCTACCCGCATGACCTGCAGCTGGCCGCGCTGCTGGCCGAACTGCACGCCGGCAGTGAGGAGTTCCGGCAGATCTGGCAGACGCGTCCCGTCCACGCTCCCGGGCATCGCACCAAGACCCTGAACCACCCGGAGGCCGGCGCGCTGCGGTTGAACTGCGACATCCTGCTCGTGCCCGAGGACGACCAGGAGGTCGTCCTGATGACAGCCGACCCCGGATCACCTGCCGTGCGGGCCCTGTCCAGGCTGGCCACGCAGGCGATCTGA
- a CDS encoding sugar phosphate isomerase/epimerase family protein, with the protein MKIALDPYMFRSLPIDDMVRTVAELGYEYIELSPRDDFMPFFLHPRADDERIAELKNALRTHGVQLSSVLPLYKWSSPDETERQAAVHYWKRMIEITADLECPLMNSEFNGRPERAAESEAAFWRSLEELLPLFEREGIALNLEAHPDDFCEENTPAVDLVRAINKPWVNYLYCAPHSFHLSGADLTADIAAMMRYAGDRLQHVHIADSFNHKGSSGLRYILNPPGTAARIHQHLDIGQGEVDWEVFFGTLRELDFDGVATACVFAWEERARESSAFMLDRISKELAG; encoded by the coding sequence GTGAAGATCGCTCTCGACCCGTACATGTTCCGCTCCCTGCCGATCGACGACATGGTGCGCACGGTGGCCGAACTCGGCTACGAGTACATCGAGTTGTCGCCGCGCGACGACTTCATGCCGTTCTTCCTGCACCCGCGCGCGGACGACGAGCGGATCGCCGAGCTGAAGAACGCCCTGCGCACCCACGGCGTGCAGCTCTCCTCCGTCCTGCCGCTCTACAAGTGGTCCTCGCCCGACGAGACCGAGCGGCAGGCCGCAGTCCACTACTGGAAGCGGATGATCGAAATCACCGCAGACCTCGAATGCCCGTTGATGAACAGCGAGTTCAACGGCCGCCCCGAGCGCGCCGCCGAGAGCGAGGCCGCGTTCTGGCGCTCCCTGGAGGAGCTGCTCCCGCTGTTCGAGCGCGAAGGCATCGCTTTGAACCTGGAGGCCCACCCGGACGACTTCTGCGAGGAGAACACCCCCGCCGTCGACCTCGTCCGGGCGATCAACAAGCCATGGGTCAACTACCTGTACTGCGCCCCGCACTCCTTCCACCTGTCCGGCGCCGACCTGACGGCCGACATCGCGGCGATGATGCGCTACGCCGGTGACAGGCTCCAGCACGTGCACATCGCGGACTCCTTCAACCACAAGGGTTCCAGCGGGCTGCGGTACATCCTCAACCCGCCCGGCACCGCGGCCCGCATCCACCAGCACCTGGACATCGGCCAGGGCGAGGTCGACTGGGAAGTTTTCTTCGGCACCCTGCGGGAGCTGGACTTCGACGGCGTGGCCACGGCGTGTGTCTTCGCCTGGGAGGAGCGGGCCCGCGAGTCCTCGGCGTTCATGCTGGACCGCATCTCCAAGGAACTGGCCGGATAG
- a CDS encoding sugar porter family MFS transporter — MDVKLGTGPVTDHAPPAVVSRRLRLITVVATFGGLLFGYDTGVINGALPYMTDDLGLTPITEGMVTSSLLLGAALGAVVGGRLSDTRGRRRSILTLAVLFFVGALAATLAPNTEVMVVARFVLGLAVGGASVTVPVYLAEISPAERRGALVTRNELMIVTGQLTAFTCNAVIARVGDESGGVWRWMLVVATLPAVALWFGVLVMPESPRWLASKSRYNEALDVLKQVRTRQRAEAELKEVAALAVKDAEQRLGGWADIKATPWIRRLMFVGFGIAIVQQVTGVNTIMYYGTQILTDAGFTSDSALTANIANGVVSVLATFVGIWLLGRVPRRPMLMTGQLGTTAALVLIGVFSLLLPSGDARAYLVLAMTVTFLAFQQGAISPVTWLMLSEIFPMRMRASGMGMAAVVLWLTNFAIGLAFPSLVDGVGVSNTFFLFAVLGILAVAFVKLCVPETKGRSLETLEAELRTRFS, encoded by the coding sequence ATGGACGTCAAGCTCGGCACCGGCCCGGTCACGGACCACGCGCCCCCTGCGGTCGTCTCCCGCCGACTGCGGCTCATCACGGTCGTGGCCACCTTCGGCGGGCTCCTCTTCGGCTACGACACCGGCGTCATCAACGGCGCCCTGCCGTACATGACCGACGACCTCGGACTCACGCCCATCACCGAGGGCATGGTCACCAGCTCCCTCCTGCTGGGCGCCGCGCTCGGCGCGGTCGTCGGAGGACGGCTCTCGGACACACGCGGCCGACGGCGCAGCATCCTCACGCTGGCCGTCCTGTTCTTCGTCGGCGCGCTGGCCGCCACCCTCGCCCCGAACACCGAGGTCATGGTCGTGGCCAGGTTCGTGCTCGGTCTCGCGGTCGGCGGCGCGTCGGTCACGGTACCCGTGTACCTCGCGGAGATCTCCCCCGCGGAGCGGCGGGGCGCACTGGTCACCCGTAACGAACTCATGATCGTCACCGGCCAACTAACCGCGTTCACCTGCAACGCGGTCATCGCACGGGTGGGCGACGAGTCCGGCGGTGTGTGGCGCTGGATGCTGGTCGTGGCGACACTACCGGCCGTGGCTCTCTGGTTCGGCGTCCTGGTGATGCCGGAAAGTCCCCGATGGCTGGCCTCGAAGAGCCGCTACAACGAGGCCCTGGACGTCCTCAAGCAAGTCAGGACCCGGCAGCGGGCCGAGGCCGAGCTCAAAGAGGTGGCCGCGCTCGCCGTCAAGGACGCCGAGCAGCGGCTCGGTGGCTGGGCGGACATCAAAGCCACACCCTGGATCCGCAGGCTGATGTTCGTGGGCTTCGGGATCGCGATCGTGCAACAGGTCACCGGTGTCAACACGATCATGTACTACGGCACCCAGATCCTCACCGACGCCGGCTTCACCTCCGACAGCGCGCTGACCGCCAACATCGCCAACGGTGTCGTCTCCGTGCTCGCCACCTTCGTCGGGATCTGGCTGCTGGGCCGCGTGCCCCGCCGTCCGATGCTGATGACCGGACAGCTCGGAACCACAGCCGCGCTGGTGCTGATCGGTGTCTTCTCACTGCTCCTGCCGTCCGGCGACGCCCGGGCATACCTCGTGCTCGCGATGACCGTCACCTTCCTCGCCTTCCAGCAAGGCGCGATCTCACCGGTGACCTGGCTGATGCTCTCGGAGATCTTCCCCATGCGGATGCGCGCCTCTGGGATGGGCATGGCCGCCGTCGTACTGTGGCTGACCAACTTCGCCATCGGGCTCGCCTTCCCCTCCCTGGTCGACGGGGTGGGCGTGTCCAACACCTTCTTCCTCTTCGCGGTGCTGGGCATCCTCGCCGTCGCCTTCGTGAAGCTCTGCGTCCCCGAGACCAAGGGGCGCTCCCTCGAAACCCTCGAAGCCGAACTCCGCACGCGCTTCTCCTAG
- a CDS encoding SDR family oxidoreductase, producing the protein MNERTALVTGANKGIGKHIARLLAAEGLTVYVGSRDPGRGQRAVEEIGAGARLLVLDVSDPDGIAQAAAQMDRLDVLVNNAGISPTLAPPTDTGVEEYRRTYETNVFGVVAVTNAFLPALRRSPSPRIVNISSGTASLTWSTTPNPQFTPGSGGGGAYRSSKAALNALTVLYAQTLAQDGFKVNALAPGLRATDLNPRAAAAGGDPSEAAQGALRLALLPDDGPTGGFFSWDGTPVPW; encoded by the coding sequence ATGAATGAACGCACAGCTCTGGTCACCGGTGCCAACAAGGGCATCGGCAAGCATATCGCCCGGCTGCTCGCCGCCGAGGGCCTCACCGTGTACGTGGGCTCCCGTGACCCCGGGCGCGGGCAACGGGCCGTCGAGGAGATCGGAGCCGGGGCCCGTCTGCTGGTCCTCGACGTGAGTGATCCCGACGGCATCGCACAGGCCGCGGCTCAGATGGACCGCTTGGACGTGCTGGTCAACAACGCCGGCATCTCGCCGACACTCGCCCCGCCGACCGACACCGGCGTCGAGGAGTACCGGCGCACCTACGAGACCAATGTGTTCGGGGTAGTGGCGGTGACCAATGCCTTCCTGCCCGCCCTGCGCCGGTCCCCGAGCCCGCGCATCGTCAACATCTCCAGTGGCACCGCGTCGCTGACCTGGAGCACCACCCCCAACCCCCAGTTCACCCCGGGAAGCGGCGGCGGCGGCGCCTACCGGTCGTCCAAGGCCGCCCTCAATGCCCTCACCGTCCTCTACGCCCAGACGCTGGCCCAGGACGGCTTCAAGGTCAACGCGCTCGCCCCCGGCCTGCGGGCCACTGATCTCAACCCCCGGGCCGCCGCGGCCGGCGGCGACCCGTCCGAGGCCGCCCAAGGTGCCCTCCGCCTGGCCCTGCTGCCGGACGACGGCCCCACCGGTGGCTTCTTCTCCTGGGACGGAACCCCCGTGCCCTGGTGA
- a CDS encoding Gfo/Idh/MocA family protein, which translates to MTVRVGVIGAGWIGKEHIRRLTHTVTGVQVTAVTDIDTARAQDAAAPFNARVLPDSAALIASEDVDAVLVTSWGPTHAEHVLTAVAAGKPVFCEKPLATTPEDCLKIIEAETAHGRRLVQVGFMRRYDAGYRQMKQVIDAGRIGEPLIVHCAHRNPTVPQSYTSAMAALDTAVHEVDVLRWLLDDEIVSTQVLTPRATSRRFAHLKDPQIMLFETAKGVRIDLEVFVNCQYGYDIQCEAVGEEGLVRLPDPATVAVRRAAQHSTEVLTDWVGRFRDAFDTEFREWIAGIAAGDEPTGPSAWDGYAATVITATTVEALESGRVVATDLKPRPAFYGGVA; encoded by the coding sequence ATGACCGTACGCGTAGGCGTCATCGGCGCCGGCTGGATCGGCAAAGAACACATCCGTCGCCTCACCCACACCGTCACCGGCGTGCAGGTAACCGCCGTCACCGACATCGACACCGCCCGCGCCCAGGACGCGGCAGCCCCGTTCAACGCCCGGGTACTGCCCGACAGCGCCGCCCTGATCGCTTCCGAGGATGTCGACGCCGTCCTCGTGACCTCGTGGGGCCCCACACACGCCGAGCACGTGCTGACCGCGGTCGCCGCCGGTAAGCCGGTGTTCTGTGAGAAGCCCCTGGCCACCACCCCCGAGGACTGCCTCAAAATCATCGAGGCCGAGACCGCGCACGGCCGCCGCCTGGTCCAGGTCGGCTTCATGCGCCGCTACGATGCCGGCTACCGGCAGATGAAGCAGGTCATCGACGCGGGCCGGATCGGTGAGCCGCTGATCGTGCACTGCGCCCACCGCAACCCGACCGTCCCTCAGTCGTACACCTCTGCCATGGCGGCCCTGGACACGGCGGTGCATGAGGTGGACGTGCTGCGCTGGCTCCTCGACGACGAGATCGTCTCCACCCAGGTGCTCACCCCGCGCGCCACGAGCAGGCGGTTCGCGCACCTGAAGGACCCGCAGATCATGCTCTTCGAGACCGCCAAGGGCGTCCGCATCGACCTTGAGGTCTTCGTCAACTGCCAGTACGGCTACGACATCCAGTGTGAGGCAGTCGGCGAGGAGGGCCTCGTACGGCTGCCCGACCCGGCCACCGTCGCGGTCCGCAGGGCCGCCCAGCACAGCACCGAGGTGCTCACCGACTGGGTCGGCCGCTTCCGGGACGCCTTCGACACCGAGTTCCGGGAGTGGATCGCAGGCATTGCCGCCGGTGACGAGCCCACCGGGCCGTCCGCCTGGGACGGATACGCCGCCACCGTCATCACCGCCACGACCGTCGAGGCACTGGAGTCGGGCCGCGTCGTCGCCACGGACCTCAAGCCCCGTCCCGCTTTCTACGGAGGTGTCGCGTGA